The proteins below are encoded in one region of Rhododendron vialii isolate Sample 1 chromosome 7a, ASM3025357v1:
- the LOC131333925 gene encoding cysteine-rich receptor-like protein kinase 44 isoform X2 — MGSWRAILFLRLILVNIVRLTVSQPHFLNYYYISESGTYSTNSTYQKNLVALLSSLSNSTDKYGFNSSSVGENLDRVNAIVLCRGDVDLDTCRSCINNATMKLPQLLPNYKAAIGWYRYCMLRYSDKSINSILATNPSHFIYTYVNASSVNEFNQVLRSLLDGLRSKAALGGARRKFATNNTAGPDFQTIYGLMQCTPDLSEIDCNNCLQLAGQQIPHYFSGKTGGTILAPSCTLRYETYQFFTKNPADAPPATSAPPPAPPPARTFAPPPPSTDVTTKQVSGAGDQISIAELSQNDFDSISVATDNFSDSNKLGQGGFGAVYKGRLNGREIAVKRLDKESLQGETEFKNEVMILAKLQHKNLVRLLGFCSERTERLLIYEFVPQSSLDHVIFNPIRCEQLGWDKRYKIIRGISQGLLYLHEESQLTIIHRDLKAGNVLLDDDMNPKISDFGTARLFVVDKTHLSTINIAGTRGYMAPEYAVNGQFSIKSDVFSFGVLVLEILSGRKNKSFCNGKNVEGLLSYAWKSWREGTYSNVIDPTLRVNSGSMPEMIRCIHIGLLCVQESVAKRPAMAEVVLLLNSSSISLEVPSEPGFFLHSGSSNAELPLLQEHRSEFAVSGHSINEVSTTELYPR, encoded by the exons ATGGGTTCATGGAGAGCTATCCTGTTCCTTCGTCTCATTCTCGTAAACATTGTTCGTCTCACCGTTTCCCAGCCTCATTTCCTAAACTACTACTATATATCTGAATCTGGCACTTACTCGACTAATAGTACATACCAGAAGAACCTCGTTGCCCTCCTCTCTTCCCTTTCCAACAGTACCGATAAATATGGGTTTAACAGTTCCTCAGTTGGCGAAAATCTGGACAGAGTTAATGCAATTGTGCTTTGCAGAGGAGACGTTGACCTCGATACCTGTCGTAGTTGTATCAACAATGCCACTATGAAGCTCCCACAACTGCTTCCTAATTACAAGGCGGCGATCGGATGGTATCGCTATTGTATGCTTCGTTACTCGGACAAGTCCATAAATAGCATTTTAGCAACCAATCCGAGTCACTTCATTTATACCTACGTAAATGCGTCGAGCGTGAATGAATTCAATCAAGTGCTGAGAAGCTTGTTGGACGGCCTCCGCAGCAAGGCAGCGTTGGGTGGAGCCCGCCGCAAGTTCGCGACGAACAACACGGCTGGTCCGGATTTTCAGACTATATATGGACTAATGCAGTGCACACCTGATTTGTCCGAAATAGATTGCAACAATTGCCTCCAATTGGCTGGTCAACAGATTCCGCACTACTTTAGTGGTAAGACAGGAGGGACAATTTTGGCACCTAGCTGTACTCTTCGGTACGAGACCTATCAGTTCTTTACGAAGAATCCAGCTGATGCACCACCAGCCACATCAG CACCCCCGCCAGCCCCTCCCCCGGCGCGCACTTTTGCTCCTCCTCCGCCATCAACCGATGTGACAACAAAGCAAG TTTCCGGAGCTGGGGATCAAATTAGCATTGCGGAATTGTCGCAAAACGACTTTGATAGCATTAGTGTTGCAACGGATAACTTCTCCGATAGTAATAAGCTTGGACAAGGTGGATTTGGTGCCGTTTACAAG GGTAGGCTTAATGGACGAGAAATTGCAGTGAAGAGGCTGGATAAGGAATCTCTACAAGGAGAAACAGAGTTTAAGAACGAGGTTATGATATTGGCCAAGCTTCAACACAAGAATTTGGTTAGGCTGCTTGGTTTTTGCTCGGAAAGAACAGAAAGGCTTCTTATCTACGAGTTTGTGCCCCAGTCAAGCCTTGATCACGTCATATTCA ATCCAATCAGGTGCGAACAATTGGGTTGGGATAAGCGTTACAAGATCATACGAGGCATTTCTCAGGGACTTCTCTATCTTCATGAAGAATCACAACTAACAATCATTCATCGTGATCTCAAAGCTGGTAATGTTCTCTTGGATGACGACATGAATCCcaaaatttcagattttggcACTGCAAGATTGTTTGTGGTGGATAAAACTCACTTGAGTACAATCAATATTGCGGGGACCCG TGGATATATGGCTCCAGAGTATGCAGTGAATGGGCAATTCTCGATAAAATCAGATGTCTTTAGCTTTGGTGTCTTAGTTCTTGAAATTCTGAGTGGCCGGAAGAACAAATCTTTCTGTAATGGGAAGAACGTAGAGGGACTTTTAAGCTAC GCATGGAAATCTTGGAGGGAAGGAACATATTCAAATGTCATAGACCCCACATTGAGGGTTAATTCGGGTTCCATGCCGGAAATGATAAGATGTATTCATATTGGATTACTGTGCGTCCAGGAAAGTGTTGCAAAAAGACCGGCTATGGCTGAAGTTGTTCTCTTGCTTAATAGCTCCTCCATCAGCCTTGAGGTGCCATCAGAGCCTggtttttttttgcatagtgGTAGCAGCAATGCAGAGTTACCATTGCTTCAGGAGCATAGGTCTGAATTCGCCGTGTCAGGTCATTCAATAAATGAAGTATCAACAACTGAGTTGTATCCTCGTTAA
- the LOC131333925 gene encoding cysteine-rich receptor-like protein kinase 44 isoform X1: MGSWRAILFLRLILVNIVRLTVSQPHFLNYYYISESGTYSTNSTYQKNLVALLSSLSNSTDKYGFNSSSVGENLDRVNAIVLCRGDVDLDTCRSCINNATMKLPQLLPNYKAAIGWYRYCMLRYSDKSINSILATNPSHFIYTYVNASSVNEFNQVLRSLLDGLRSKAALGGARRKFATNNTAGPDFQTIYGLMQCTPDLSEIDCNNCLQLAGQQIPHYFSGKTGGTILAPSCTLRYETYQFFTKNPADAPPATSAAPPPAPPPARTFAPPPPSTDVTTKQVSGAGDQISIAELSQNDFDSISVATDNFSDSNKLGQGGFGAVYKGRLNGREIAVKRLDKESLQGETEFKNEVMILAKLQHKNLVRLLGFCSERTERLLIYEFVPQSSLDHVIFNPIRCEQLGWDKRYKIIRGISQGLLYLHEESQLTIIHRDLKAGNVLLDDDMNPKISDFGTARLFVVDKTHLSTINIAGTRGYMAPEYAVNGQFSIKSDVFSFGVLVLEILSGRKNKSFCNGKNVEGLLSYAWKSWREGTYSNVIDPTLRVNSGSMPEMIRCIHIGLLCVQESVAKRPAMAEVVLLLNSSSISLEVPSEPGFFLHSGSSNAELPLLQEHRSEFAVSGHSINEVSTTELYPR; this comes from the exons ATGGGTTCATGGAGAGCTATCCTGTTCCTTCGTCTCATTCTCGTAAACATTGTTCGTCTCACCGTTTCCCAGCCTCATTTCCTAAACTACTACTATATATCTGAATCTGGCACTTACTCGACTAATAGTACATACCAGAAGAACCTCGTTGCCCTCCTCTCTTCCCTTTCCAACAGTACCGATAAATATGGGTTTAACAGTTCCTCAGTTGGCGAAAATCTGGACAGAGTTAATGCAATTGTGCTTTGCAGAGGAGACGTTGACCTCGATACCTGTCGTAGTTGTATCAACAATGCCACTATGAAGCTCCCACAACTGCTTCCTAATTACAAGGCGGCGATCGGATGGTATCGCTATTGTATGCTTCGTTACTCGGACAAGTCCATAAATAGCATTTTAGCAACCAATCCGAGTCACTTCATTTATACCTACGTAAATGCGTCGAGCGTGAATGAATTCAATCAAGTGCTGAGAAGCTTGTTGGACGGCCTCCGCAGCAAGGCAGCGTTGGGTGGAGCCCGCCGCAAGTTCGCGACGAACAACACGGCTGGTCCGGATTTTCAGACTATATATGGACTAATGCAGTGCACACCTGATTTGTCCGAAATAGATTGCAACAATTGCCTCCAATTGGCTGGTCAACAGATTCCGCACTACTTTAGTGGTAAGACAGGAGGGACAATTTTGGCACCTAGCTGTACTCTTCGGTACGAGACCTATCAGTTCTTTACGAAGAATCCAGCTGATGCACCACCAGCCACATCAG CAGCACCCCCGCCAGCCCCTCCCCCGGCGCGCACTTTTGCTCCTCCTCCGCCATCAACCGATGTGACAACAAAGCAAG TTTCCGGAGCTGGGGATCAAATTAGCATTGCGGAATTGTCGCAAAACGACTTTGATAGCATTAGTGTTGCAACGGATAACTTCTCCGATAGTAATAAGCTTGGACAAGGTGGATTTGGTGCCGTTTACAAG GGTAGGCTTAATGGACGAGAAATTGCAGTGAAGAGGCTGGATAAGGAATCTCTACAAGGAGAAACAGAGTTTAAGAACGAGGTTATGATATTGGCCAAGCTTCAACACAAGAATTTGGTTAGGCTGCTTGGTTTTTGCTCGGAAAGAACAGAAAGGCTTCTTATCTACGAGTTTGTGCCCCAGTCAAGCCTTGATCACGTCATATTCA ATCCAATCAGGTGCGAACAATTGGGTTGGGATAAGCGTTACAAGATCATACGAGGCATTTCTCAGGGACTTCTCTATCTTCATGAAGAATCACAACTAACAATCATTCATCGTGATCTCAAAGCTGGTAATGTTCTCTTGGATGACGACATGAATCCcaaaatttcagattttggcACTGCAAGATTGTTTGTGGTGGATAAAACTCACTTGAGTACAATCAATATTGCGGGGACCCG TGGATATATGGCTCCAGAGTATGCAGTGAATGGGCAATTCTCGATAAAATCAGATGTCTTTAGCTTTGGTGTCTTAGTTCTTGAAATTCTGAGTGGCCGGAAGAACAAATCTTTCTGTAATGGGAAGAACGTAGAGGGACTTTTAAGCTAC GCATGGAAATCTTGGAGGGAAGGAACATATTCAAATGTCATAGACCCCACATTGAGGGTTAATTCGGGTTCCATGCCGGAAATGATAAGATGTATTCATATTGGATTACTGTGCGTCCAGGAAAGTGTTGCAAAAAGACCGGCTATGGCTGAAGTTGTTCTCTTGCTTAATAGCTCCTCCATCAGCCTTGAGGTGCCATCAGAGCCTggtttttttttgcatagtgGTAGCAGCAATGCAGAGTTACCATTGCTTCAGGAGCATAGGTCTGAATTCGCCGTGTCAGGTCATTCAATAAATGAAGTATCAACAACTGAGTTGTATCCTCGTTAA